A single Dreissena polymorpha isolate Duluth1 chromosome 14, UMN_Dpol_1.0, whole genome shotgun sequence DNA region contains:
- the LOC127857603 gene encoding uncharacterized protein LOC127857603, translating into METRNRKRRRPSVKLHQHPSQNLPGTSQQPRQLPSTQMPDQLPPNQQPVQLPPNQQPVQLPLTPSHRLGQWSSNQQSGHQPDQLPLSQQLGDQMQPAASPPDPAVQSVYCFRLQACVHPPCSQSSLAVATRHLWPSWFRGWGIWAARVSVVGWPYGNQCRMDAFYLAHFLGKIYMILLGVLMAVTRSQHSYTIYLCS; encoded by the exons ATGGAAACGCGAAACCGGAAAAGGCGCCGTCCGTCGGTCAAACTACACCAGCATCCCAGCCAAAACCTACCTGGCACCAGCCAACAACCCCGTCAGCTGCCTTCTACCCAAATGCCCGATCAGCTGCCTCCCAACCAACAGCCTGTCCAGCTGCCTCCCAACCAACAGCCTGTCCAGCTGCCTCTCACCCCCAGCCATCGACTCGGCCAATGGTCTTCAAACCAACAGTCCGGCCATCAACCCGACCAGCTGCCTCTCAGTCAACAACTGGGCGACCAGATGCAGCCTGCAGCAAGCCCGCCAGATCCGGCTGTTCAATCGG TTTACTGCTTCCGACTCCAAGCATGCGTCCATCCACCCTGCAGCCAAAGTTCTTTGGCAGTGGCCACCCGTCATCTCTGGCCCAGCTGGTTTCGAGGTTGGGGCATTTGGGCCGCTAGGGTCAGCGTTGTTGGGTGGCCATatggcaatcagtgccggatggacgctttttacctggcacattttttggggaaaatatatatgattttgttgggagtgctgatggccgtcacccggagtcagcactcatatacaatttatttgtgcagttag